Genomic DNA from Candidatus Thermoplasmatota archaeon:
AAGAATCACTCTCATGGGTTGACTATAATTTTTCGCTAATTCCAAGAGCTATCTATGAATTTGGGGTTAAGCCTTCATTTGCCAGTTGAATAATCCGAGAGAATACAAATAGTTTTTACACATAGCCCGCTTTCCCACAAAATTTATATATAAAATTTACTTTACTTTTGTAAAAAAAATTTGATGGTGAGAAAATGAGAAATGAAAAAAGTATTATGGCGGCAGTGATAATTGCTGCATCGGTCATGGTTTTGGTCTCGGCTATAGGAATTTATATGGCTAAAAGTGGCGGTGTGAACAGTGAGCCGGTTACCGCATCAATAAAAATAAACTTTGGAAACGGAACAGTATGGACTTATCCAAATATATCTGTAGCGGGCAGTAACGCAACGGTTTTCGGCCTTCTTATGGAAGCTGCACATGAAGGAAGATTTAATGTTGAGTATACTTACTACGGCCAATATGACAGTATCTTTGTAGATTCAATTGCTGGCATTGTAAATGGTGAGGAAAATAACTATTGGCAGTATTGGATGAACGGGGAATATGGAATTGTGGGGGCGGACAAACAGCCCGTTGGCGATAATGATGATATTGAATGGAAATTTACCACATTTAGTTAAACTTTAATATGCAGGTCTATTTCACAAATTGAGGGAATAAAATGATAAGGGATGATAAAAGATGGTTGACTGCGTTGTCACTAATATTCTTTGGTGTTGCTGGTAGAATTTTTTTGAGGAATTTGCTTCCCAACACGCCCCATATATACATGACCATAAACGGCATAACACAGCCTGTTTTCATGATGGATATGTTCTTTATCGTGGCGGCAGTTTCGCTTTTCAGTGGATTACTGCTTGGCGGGTACTACAGTTTCATAGTTCCTTTGAGTGTAATGCTTATTACAGACTTTTACTATGGAAACGACTATATCTTTTTATTCACATGGTCAGGATTTGCCTTTATAGGCCTGCTTGGATATCTGACAAATAAAGGAGTTCCATCTGTGGCAAAGATTGCAGGCATCGGACTGGGAAGTGTGCTTGCCTATGATTTATGGACAAACTTTGGATGCTGGCTTGGTTGGTATCCCCATACGCTGAACGGGATGGTAACATGCTTTATTCTTGCTTTGCCATTTACTCTGTGGCATCTGCTTTCTACGGTATTGTTTGTAACTGTACTTTCCATACCTCTGATTTACGTAAAGAATGCAATGAAGAATACCGTTATAAAGCCCATTGAAAAATATTCAACCGTCACCGTATCTGCATTTCTTGCATTCCTCGGATTTTTGACCATATTGTAAGCCATACTTCAGATAGACAGTAAAAAAATTAAATAGTCGGATTCGTTTACAGTTATCATGAGGATAAGCGGGACTTTTTGGAAATTTATCGGTATAACTATTGCACTTTCGTTTACAGTTACATCCTTTTCGTCTACGGCCATTTCTGATGAAAATAACAATGAAATGAATCTGAATTACTGCTTCGAGAAGCCGCATATCAAGAAAGTATGTGGAGAATCAGAATACGATAATATAAAAATCGAAGGTTGCCGTTCCTATGATTTTAGCGGAGTCAAATTGCCCGTCAAACCCCTGCACATTTTGATTCCCCAGGGATTCAAAGTCTGTGATATAAAAATTGAGAAGGCCGACAAGATCGATCTTTTTTCATTGTACTCCGAAGCTGGGAACGGAGAAAGCATTTCCGTCAATGGCACAATTCCAGACAGAGATTTCATACTGGTGGGAACATACAGATTTAGGGGATATGAAATACTTGTCCTTAACCTCTGTCCTGTGAAATACACTTCCGATGGGGGAATTTTTTATTGGAAGCACATGACAGTTAACATAGGGCTGCAAGAGACTTCATCTAAGCCGTTCAGGGGATTGCCCCGAGATAGAGAAATTGTAATGAGGATGGTTGACAATCCTGGTATCGTAGAAAGTTATCGTAACTCGGCGACAATTACAAACACATATGAGTATATTGTAATAACCGGTAGCGAATTAAAAAATGCATCCGGCAGCTATAATTTCCAGGATCTGGTAGATTCCAAAATATCTAAAGGAATTAATGCCAAAATTGTAACCGTAGAAGAAATAGTCAACAATCAAACTTATTGGGCAAATGGCACATGGGGCGACAATAATCCATCGAACCCGTTTTACCAGAGTGAAATAACAAAGAATTTCTCTAAATACAATGATACGCAGGCAAAGATAAGAAACTTTATCCGCTATACCTATTTTAACCTTGGAACCAACTACATTTTGCTGGGAGGAGACGCCGACGGAGGTAATAAGGGTAACAATATCGTCCCTGCCCGCCGCCTTTATGCCAATGAAACCGGGCTGCCTCTCAACGGCAATTTGGGTTTTGAAGAAGATGATATTCCATCTGATCTTTATTACGCCTGCTTGGACGGGAATTTCAACTACGATATGGATGACAGCTGGGGAGAAAATGCATCCAGAAATGATCTGGCAAATGTAGATGAGGCAGATTTTTGCTCGGAGATATGGATCGGAAGGGCATGTGTTGATTCTCCACGGGAGGTAGAAAATTTTGTTATGAAAACTCTGGCGTATGAACAGAGCAATGACTCATATACAAGCAAAGTATTATTTCTGGGAGAATACCTCGGATTTCCAGGCATATCAAAATATGGGGGGAATTATAAAGACGTTATAAAACCCTATATCCCTTCCCAATATGATTTGACTACAATGTACGACAGAGACTGGCCAGGTTTTGATCCCGGAGACCCGTGGGGTACAGGATGGGATAAATATGATCTCATGAATGTGCTGAATAATGATACTCCCTGCATTATCAACCATGATGGTCATGGCTTTGTAAATTACGGTCTGAGGCTGCGCACCTCGGATATTGAAACATTGACTAATGGTCGATATTTTTTCATATATTCTCAAACATGCCTTGCAGGCTCGTTCGATAATTGTTACAATGAACATTATTATACCAATGATTGTGCAGCAGAATATTTTACTGTTGAGACTGCCCACGGGGCATTTGCCGTTATAATGAATGCCCGCTATGGCTTGGGGAGTGAAGACACTCTCGACTCACCGTCAGGGCATTACGATGAATCATTTTTTAAAGCTTTATTTACTGCTGGCATAAAGGAACTCGGAGGGGCAAACCATTACTCAAAAGAGGATAACATATGGCGTATCAATGAAAACGGTATGAGATGGGCATGTTACGAAACAAATTTGTTTGGCGACCCTGAGGTAGCAATAAAACAACCAAGTATGGGCATAAGCATAATGAGACCAGAGAATGGATTTTATTTATTTGATAACGGACCTCTCTTTCCCACTGATAAAACAATAGCCATAGGGGGAATAACGATAAAGGTAAATGCAACCGCTCTCTCCCCAGATGCGATTGATAGGGTTGAATTCTATGTTGATGGAGTGCTAAAGGCCACTGATAATCACTCACCCTATGAATGGAAATGGAAGGAATTTGCAATAGGAATGCATACCGTAAAAGTTATCGGCTATACGGAAACGGGAGATACAGATAGTGAGGAGATGGAAATATTCGTTATATGTCTATAATTTTTATTCCTCCTTCTTTTTTTCAAATAGTTTAAGTAGGTCAATAGGAATTGGAAGGAGAACAGTCGTCGATCCTTTTGATGCCACATCCGATGCAGTTTGCAAGAACCTCAACTGAAGCCCTCCTTCTTCCTCACTTATCACCTTTGCTGCTTTAGCCAGTTTCTCCGATGCCTGCAGCTCTCCTTCAGCGGCAATAATTCTTGCTCTTCTTTCTCTCTCTGCTTCGGCTGCCTTTGCCATCGCCTTCTGCATTCCCTCTGGAATTTCAACATCTTTTGTTTCTACTGCGGTAACTTTCACGCCCCACTCGTCTGTTGCCTCGTCGAGGATGTTCTGCAAACGCCGGTTTATTTTTTCCCTTTCCCTCAGCACTTCGTCAAGCTCCACCTCGCCGATTACACTCCGCAGTGTGGTCTGTGCCATCTGGGATGTTGCAACCATATAATTTCGGATACGTACGACCGCATCTTCCGGGTTCATTACACGGAGATACACCACAGCATTTACGCGCACAGGGACATTATCTGAAGTTATTGCATCTTGAGAAGGCACGTCGAGCACATTTTCTCTGAGGTCGATTTTGACCATGTTGTCGAATAATGGTATAATAAAAAACACGCCGGGGCCTTTCGCACCCAGAAGCCGACCGAGCCGAAAAATTACTCCTCTTTCATATTCCCGCACAATTTTTATTGCAGACGCCAGTATAACAATCAAAATCAATATCAAGAATATTATTGCCGATATGGGTATCATATAAATAAATGGA
This window encodes:
- a CDS encoding DUF4430 domain-containing protein, translated to MRNEKSIMAAVIIAASVMVLVSAIGIYMAKSGGVNSEPVTASIKINFGNGTVWTYPNISVAGSNATVFGLLMEAAHEGRFNVEYTYYGQYDSIFVDSIAGIVNGEENNYWQYWMNGEYGIVGADKQPVGDNDDIEWKFTTFS
- a CDS encoding DUF6580 family putative transport protein; this encodes MIRDDKRWLTALSLIFFGVAGRIFLRNLLPNTPHIYMTINGITQPVFMMDMFFIVAAVSLFSGLLLGGYYSFIVPLSVMLITDFYYGNDYIFLFTWSGFAFIGLLGYLTNKGVPSVAKIAGIGLGSVLAYDLWTNFGCWLGWYPHTLNGMVTCFILALPFTLWHLLSTVLFVTVLSIPLIYVKNAMKNTVIKPIEKYSTVTVSAFLAFLGFLTIL
- a CDS encoding C25 family cysteine peptidase, with translation MRISGTFWKFIGITIALSFTVTSFSSTAISDENNNEMNLNYCFEKPHIKKVCGESEYDNIKIEGCRSYDFSGVKLPVKPLHILIPQGFKVCDIKIEKADKIDLFSLYSEAGNGESISVNGTIPDRDFILVGTYRFRGYEILVLNLCPVKYTSDGGIFYWKHMTVNIGLQETSSKPFRGLPRDREIVMRMVDNPGIVESYRNSATITNTYEYIVITGSELKNASGSYNFQDLVDSKISKGINAKIVTVEEIVNNQTYWANGTWGDNNPSNPFYQSEITKNFSKYNDTQAKIRNFIRYTYFNLGTNYILLGGDADGGNKGNNIVPARRLYANETGLPLNGNLGFEEDDIPSDLYYACLDGNFNYDMDDSWGENASRNDLANVDEADFCSEIWIGRACVDSPREVENFVMKTLAYEQSNDSYTSKVLFLGEYLGFPGISKYGGNYKDVIKPYIPSQYDLTTMYDRDWPGFDPGDPWGTGWDKYDLMNVLNNDTPCIINHDGHGFVNYGLRLRTSDIETLTNGRYFFIYSQTCLAGSFDNCYNEHYYTNDCAAEYFTVETAHGAFAVIMNARYGLGSEDTLDSPSGHYDESFFKALFTAGIKELGGANHYSKEDNIWRINENGMRWACYETNLFGDPEVAIKQPSMGISIMRPENGFYLFDNGPLFPTDKTIAIGGITIKVNATALSPDAIDRVEFYVDGVLKATDNHSPYEWKWKEFAIGMHTVKVIGYTETGDTDSEEMEIFVICL
- a CDS encoding nucleotidyltransferase codes for the protein MIPISAIIFLILILIVILASAIKIVREYERGVIFRLGRLLGAKGPGVFFIIPLFDNMVKIDLRENVLDVPSQDAITSDNVPVRVNAVVYLRVMNPEDAVVRIRNYMVATSQMAQTTLRSVIGEVELDEVLREREKINRRLQNILDEATDEWGVKVTAVETKDVEIPEGMQKAMAKAAEAERERRARIIAAEGELQASEKLAKAAKVISEEEGGLQLRFLQTASDVASKGSTTVLLPIPIDLLKLFEKKKEE